In Syntrophotaleaceae bacterium, a genomic segment contains:
- a CDS encoding C39 family peptidase has translation MNGISKVSLMALFVLILQVFPAGKAAAGLVVIPGLSGGGINVQVTSRKEALFETTVRQQYDYSCGSAALATLLTYHYGTEVSEQDVFSWMYEKGDQEKIRREGFSLLDMKNYLEARKFRADGYYVGLDKLAAAGVPAIVLINLQGYRHFVVVKGVTDKRVLVGDPASGIKVMPRDEFEKMWNGLVFIIRNDTVVAGGKFNRIDEWKVRGKIPMGVAVRPNELANVTYLMPGAGYAGP, from the coding sequence ATGAATGGGATTTCAAAAGTTTCCTTGATGGCGCTGTTTGTCCTGATCCTGCAGGTTTTCCCTGCCGGCAAGGCGGCAGCGGGCTTGGTGGTGATTCCGGGCCTTTCGGGTGGCGGAATCAATGTCCAGGTCACCAGCCGCAAGGAAGCCCTGTTCGAAACCACCGTTCGTCAGCAATACGATTACAGTTGCGGTTCCGCGGCATTGGCGACCCTGCTGACCTACCACTATGGAACCGAAGTTTCCGAGCAGGACGTATTTTCCTGGATGTATGAAAAAGGCGACCAGGAAAAAATCCGTCGGGAAGGCTTTTCTCTTCTCGATATGAAGAACTACCTGGAGGCAAGAAAATTTCGGGCGGACGGGTACTATGTCGGTCTCGACAAACTGGCCGCCGCCGGGGTTCCTGCCATCGTGCTGATCAACCTTCAGGGATACCGGCATTTTGTGGTGGTCAAGGGTGTCACCGACAAACGGGTGCTGGTCGGAGATCCTGCTTCGGGAATCAAGGTAATGCCACGGGATGAATTTGAAAAGATGTGGAACGGTCTGGTGTTCATCATCCGCAACGACACGGTTGTTGCGGGAGGAAAATTCAACCGTATCGATGAATGGAAAGTCAGAGGAAAGATACCCATGGGAGTTGCCGTGCGGCCCAATGAACTGGCTAACGTCACCTATCTGATGCCGGGTGCGGGATACGCAGGACCCTGA
- a CDS encoding Xaa-Pro peptidase family protein, with protein sequence MVQRVPLSELTSRMSRFRQRMDRAAPEWEVTVLFGRINQYYFSGTMQDGVLLIPRDRESVYFVRRDMERARDESLLPGIEPMSSFRDVAERLGCPPQKIHIETEIVPLAHLQRFRKYFPASEIMPADPHVAAVRAVKSSYELARIEQAGQIHRHVLENLVPELLREGMSEADLASKVYPVLVAEGHQGVARFSMFQSDMGMGLFCFGESSLYPTSFDGPGGGYGMYPAVPTIGSHRRKLTKGDLVFVDFACGVEGYHTDKTMTYVFGAAPGADMKAVHEQCVAIQNRVAEMLVPGAVPAQVYQTVMDRLSPEFLQNFMGFGSRQSRFLGHGIGLQVDEQPVIAKGFDEPLQEGMVFAVEPKKGIAGVGMVGTENTFVVTAEGGRCLTGDHPGLMTVC encoded by the coding sequence ATGGTCCAACGGGTACCTCTGTCAGAACTGACCTCGCGCATGTCCCGATTTCGACAGCGGATGGACCGTGCTGCTCCCGAATGGGAGGTGACAGTCCTGTTCGGCCGGATAAACCAGTACTATTTTTCAGGCACCATGCAGGATGGGGTGCTGTTGATTCCACGGGACAGGGAGAGTGTCTACTTTGTCCGTCGCGATATGGAAAGAGCTCGCGACGAGTCCCTGCTGCCGGGAATCGAACCGATGAGCAGTTTTCGCGATGTCGCCGAAAGACTGGGGTGCCCCCCCCAAAAAATCCACATCGAAACCGAAATCGTGCCGCTCGCTCACCTGCAGCGTTTCAGGAAATACTTTCCCGCCAGTGAAATCATGCCCGCCGATCCCCATGTTGCCGCGGTTCGTGCGGTTAAAAGCTCTTATGAGCTGGCGCGGATTGAACAGGCGGGGCAGATTCACCGCCATGTATTGGAAAACCTGGTCCCGGAGCTTCTGAGGGAGGGGATGAGTGAAGCGGATCTGGCCAGTAAGGTCTATCCGGTTCTGGTGGCCGAAGGCCATCAGGGGGTGGCCCGCTTCAGCATGTTTCAGAGTGATATGGGGATGGGTCTCTTCTGTTTCGGAGAAAGCTCCCTCTACCCAACCAGTTTCGACGGTCCCGGTGGCGGGTACGGCATGTACCCGGCGGTTCCGACGATCGGGAGCCACCGGCGGAAATTAACCAAAGGCGATCTGGTTTTTGTCGATTTCGCCTGTGGGGTGGAGGGCTATCACACCGATAAAACGATGACTTACGTTTTCGGCGCAGCACCGGGAGCAGATATGAAGGCTGTTCATGAACAGTGCGTGGCCATTCAAAATCGGGTTGCCGAAATGCTGGTTCCTGGGGCTGTTCCCGCCCAGGTTTACCAGACCGTCATGGACCGTCTCAGCCCGGAATTTCTTCAAAATTTCATGGGCTTCGGCAGTCGGCAATCCCGCTTTCTCGGGCATGGGATCGGATTGCAGGTCGATGAGCAGCCGGTTATAGCCAAGGGTTTCGATGAGCCTTTGCAGGAGGGGATGGTGTTTGCTGTAGAGCCGAAGAAAGGGATTGCGGGAGTCGGTATGGTTGGGACAGAAAATACTTTTGTCGTCACGGCCGAGGGCGGGCGCTGCCTGACGGGAGATCATCCCGGGCTTATGACCGTCTGTTGA
- a CDS encoding cold-shock protein: MAEGTVKWFNDAKGFGFIEQDNGPDVFVHFSAIQGDGFKSLAEGDRVSFEVTQGQKGPQSANVRKI; the protein is encoded by the coding sequence ATGGCAGAAGGTACAGTAAAGTGGTTTAACGACGCAAAAGGTTTTGGTTTTATTGAGCAGGATAACGGCCCGGACGTTTTCGTGCACTTTTCGGCAATCCAGGGCGACGGCTTCAAATCTCTCGCCGAAGGGGACCGTGTCTCCTTTGAGGTGACCCAGGGTCAGAAGGGTCCTCAGTCGGCTAACGTGCGCAAGATCTGA
- a CDS encoding FAD-dependent oxidoreductase, which yields MAAYIKGFDDNNKRISTQQLLQKIYAALDAGETEFEVLASGHHDIGGPLWTADGKPLKFRVKNPGQRVGSFGLEGTEIIIEGSAPADVGWLNAGATLILHGDGGDTTAHCAASGKIYVAGRGGTRTGSLMKHDPSYEPPELWILKSTGSFSFEFMGGGIGVVCGVDSEHLESVLGDRGCVGMVGGLIYVRGPVTGLSSDVWMLELDEGDREFLYANIPVFLDRIEKPHLLEQLTDFSQWKKITAKTYQERQAVERITLREFRLGKWVEGGIFGDVVTDDYDQVCGFVNTGDGRLKIPHWLNKAYAAPCQASCPTGIPTQDRIRLMREGKIQESLELVLNFSPFPASVCGQVCPNLCMDACSRRYLDHPVAMKELGRLSQDAAAPALQPATGKKVAVIGGGPAGLSAAWQLALQGHSVTIYEADDEVGGKLRQVIPMDRLPREVLNAEIDRIKKVGVNILTGRKIDREAFDAVRADNDAVIIASGAHNPVVIPFPGHERLVRGLDFLKEINAGRQPKVGRRVVVIGAGNAGMDVALGAYAMGARQVTAIDVQRPAAYKKEIDHFESLGGRIEWPVFTERISEEGLHTKDGRLIEADMVIISIGERPDLSYVPRELLSERGMMDVDDCWQAKKAPGVFALGDTIKPGLLTHAIGSGREVAEYINDYLNGLELVARKKPEMIPQWKLHKESFQARNRGKFKVTNACEEAGRCISCGTCRDCSLCLETCPEGAIIRKEKLDGSYEYVSDEQYCIGCGLCAGICPCGVWAMEKVIV from the coding sequence ATGGCAGCCTATATCAAAGGTTTTGACGATAACAACAAGCGTATCTCCACTCAGCAGCTGCTGCAGAAGATCTACGCCGCCCTGGATGCGGGGGAAACCGAGTTTGAGGTGCTAGCCTCCGGGCATCATGACATCGGCGGACCGCTCTGGACCGCGGACGGAAAACCCTTGAAGTTCAGGGTCAAGAACCCGGGCCAGCGGGTCGGCTCCTTCGGCCTGGAAGGGACCGAGATCATCATCGAAGGTTCCGCTCCCGCTGACGTCGGCTGGCTCAACGCCGGCGCGACCCTGATTCTCCATGGGGACGGCGGCGACACCACCGCTCACTGCGCTGCCAGCGGCAAGATCTATGTCGCCGGCCGGGGCGGCACCCGCACCGGCTCACTGATGAAGCACGACCCTTCCTATGAACCGCCGGAACTGTGGATCCTGAAAAGCACCGGTTCCTTCTCCTTCGAGTTCATGGGGGGCGGCATCGGCGTGGTTTGCGGCGTGGACAGCGAGCACCTGGAATCTGTACTCGGCGATCGCGGCTGCGTCGGCATGGTCGGCGGTTTGATCTATGTTCGCGGCCCGGTGACGGGGCTGTCAAGCGATGTGTGGATGCTCGAATTGGATGAAGGGGACCGGGAGTTCCTGTACGCCAACATCCCGGTATTTCTCGACAGGATCGAAAAACCGCACCTGCTTGAGCAACTGACCGATTTTTCCCAATGGAAGAAGATCACCGCCAAGACCTATCAGGAACGCCAGGCTGTGGAGCGGATCACCCTGCGCGAATTTCGTCTTGGCAAATGGGTGGAAGGGGGCATCTTCGGGGATGTGGTCACCGACGACTACGACCAGGTATGCGGCTTTGTCAACACAGGCGACGGCCGCTTGAAAATCCCGCACTGGCTGAACAAGGCCTATGCGGCGCCCTGTCAGGCATCCTGCCCGACAGGCATTCCGACCCAGGATCGCATCCGCCTGATGCGTGAGGGGAAAATCCAGGAGTCTCTGGAACTGGTCCTGAACTTTTCGCCCTTTCCTGCCAGCGTCTGCGGTCAGGTCTGTCCCAACCTCTGCATGGACGCCTGCAGCCGTCGTTACCTGGATCATCCGGTGGCCATGAAGGAACTCGGCCGACTCTCCCAGGATGCCGCAGCCCCTGCCCTGCAGCCGGCCACCGGCAAGAAGGTTGCCGTCATTGGCGGCGGCCCTGCCGGCCTTTCCGCCGCCTGGCAATTGGCTTTGCAGGGGCATAGCGTAACCATTTACGAAGCGGATGATGAGGTAGGCGGCAAGTTGCGTCAGGTCATTCCGATGGACCGACTGCCGCGGGAAGTGCTGAATGCTGAAATCGACCGCATCAAAAAAGTGGGAGTGAACATCCTCACAGGACGCAAGATCGACCGCGAGGCCTTCGATGCCGTCCGCGCCGACAACGATGCCGTAATCATCGCCAGCGGCGCCCACAACCCGGTGGTCATCCCCTTCCCCGGCCACGAACGATTGGTGAGGGGACTGGACTTCCTCAAGGAGATCAACGCCGGCAGGCAGCCCAAGGTCGGACGGCGGGTAGTGGTCATCGGCGCCGGCAATGCCGGCATGGACGTGGCCCTGGGTGCCTATGCCATGGGTGCCCGCCAGGTAACAGCCATCGACGTGCAGCGTCCGGCCGCCTACAAGAAGGAGATCGATCACTTCGAAAGCCTCGGCGGCCGGATTGAATGGCCGGTCTTCACCGAGCGCATTTCCGAAGAGGGACTGCACACCAAGGACGGTCGGCTGATCGAGGCCGACATGGTCATCATCTCCATCGGTGAACGTCCCGACCTCTCCTACGTACCGCGGGAACTGCTCTCCGAGCGGGGCATGATGGACGTCGACGACTGCTGGCAGGCGAAAAAGGCGCCGGGCGTCTTTGCCCTGGGCGATACCATCAAGCCAGGTCTTCTGACCCACGCCATCGGCAGCGGCCGGGAGGTGGCCGAGTACATCAACGACTATCTTAACGGCCTGGAACTGGTGGCCAGGAAGAAACCGGAGATGATCCCCCAGTGGAAACTCCACAAAGAGTCCTTCCAGGCCCGCAACCGGGGCAAGTTCAAGGTGACCAACGCCTGCGAGGAGGCTGGGCGCTGCATCAGCTGCGGCACCTGCCGCGACTGTTCCCTCTGCCTGGAAACCTGCCCGGAAGGGGCCATCATCCGCAAAGAAAAACTGGATGGCTCCTACGAGTATGTTTCCGACGAGCAGTACTGCATCGGCTGCGGGCTTTGCGCCGGCATCTGCCCCTGCGGGGTCTGGGCGATGGAGAAGGTTATCGTCTGA